A section of the Microbacterium sp. MM2322 genome encodes:
- the rsfS gene encoding ribosome silencing factor, producing MVAAEHTHELVQVAAAAADSKGGTDLVAFDVSGPLPLIDAFLLVTGNSERNVAAIADEIEDKMLEAGQKRLRREGRAESRWVLIDFGDVVVHVFHEEERVFYGLERLWKDCPIIPVTIAEPTPQE from the coding sequence ATGGTCGCTGCAGAGCACACGCACGAACTCGTCCAGGTGGCCGCCGCCGCCGCCGACAGCAAAGGTGGCACGGATCTCGTCGCTTTCGACGTTTCCGGTCCGCTTCCGCTGATCGATGCCTTCCTTCTCGTCACCGGTAACAGCGAGCGAAACGTCGCCGCGATCGCCGACGAGATCGAGGACAAGATGCTCGAGGCCGGCCAGAAGCGCCTCCGCCGCGAGGGCCGCGCCGAGTCGCGCTGGGTCCTCATCGACTTCGGTGACGTCGTCGTCCACGTCTTCCACGAGGAGGAGCGGGTGTTCTACGGCCTGGAGCGCCTTTGGAAGGATTGCCCGATCATCCCCGTGACGATCGCGGAGCCCACTCCGCAGGAGTGA
- a CDS encoding low temperature requirement protein A, which yields MTSPGRPASWRLVPMTPRDPHEPGRVASSLELFFDLVFVVAVSISAVELHYALTDGYIVSGVLSYAAVFFSIWWAWMNFTWFATAFDTDDWLYRVLTIVQMSGVLVLAAGVHSAFTESDFRIVTAGYVLMRLAMVAQWLRASRGAGPARPATLVYAVGIAFVQVLWVAALLLPGEVFRIVIVALFLAELAVPVIAESRGATPRNAHHITERYGLFTLILLGESLLASANAIIHAVQDAEALAPLVGIAVLTLAVTAALWWIYFWPPHHLAIDRVRSPLIYGYGHFFIFAAAGAFSAGIEVEIDVLTGNSALSSPAASFTYTVPVAVFIGVVWLLAIRPHATRVVNTVVAAGALLVLVDPVIPVPVALTAVVLTAVVAVLVAYGQTDREQESLVDV from the coding sequence ATGACGTCACCGGGGCGCCCGGCATCCTGGCGTCTCGTCCCGATGACACCGCGCGATCCCCACGAGCCGGGGAGGGTTGCCTCGTCGTTGGAGCTGTTCTTCGACCTCGTCTTCGTCGTCGCGGTGAGCATCTCTGCCGTCGAACTGCATTATGCGCTCACCGACGGCTATATCGTGTCCGGAGTCCTCAGCTACGCTGCCGTCTTCTTCAGCATCTGGTGGGCGTGGATGAACTTCACCTGGTTCGCCACCGCGTTCGACACGGATGACTGGCTGTATCGGGTGCTCACCATCGTCCAGATGAGCGGAGTGCTGGTTCTCGCAGCCGGGGTTCACTCCGCCTTCACCGAGTCCGACTTCCGCATCGTCACCGCAGGCTACGTGCTCATGCGGCTTGCGATGGTCGCGCAGTGGCTGCGCGCGTCTCGCGGCGCGGGCCCCGCTCGGCCGGCGACGCTCGTCTACGCCGTCGGTATCGCCTTCGTGCAGGTTCTCTGGGTTGCGGCCCTTCTGCTTCCCGGCGAGGTCTTTCGCATCGTCATCGTCGCGCTGTTCCTGGCGGAACTTGCGGTACCGGTCATCGCCGAAAGCCGCGGTGCGACGCCGCGGAACGCGCACCACATCACCGAACGTTACGGTCTGTTCACCCTGATCCTCCTCGGCGAGAGCCTTCTCGCCTCGGCGAACGCGATCATTCACGCAGTGCAGGATGCCGAAGCGCTGGCGCCTCTCGTCGGCATCGCCGTCTTGACCCTCGCCGTCACGGCGGCTCTCTGGTGGATCTACTTCTGGCCGCCGCATCACCTTGCGATCGACCGTGTGCGCAGTCCGCTGATCTACGGCTACGGGCACTTCTTCATCTTCGCCGCTGCCGGAGCGTTCTCGGCGGGGATAGAGGTCGAGATCGACGTGCTGACGGGGAACAGTGCGCTGAGCTCGCCTGCGGCATCTTTCACCTACACCGTGCCGGTCGCTGTCTTCATCGGCGTCGTCTGGTTGCTGGCGATCCGACCCCACGCGACCCGCGTCGTGAACACCGTCGTCGCCGCCGGGGCGTTGCTCGTCCTCGTCGACCCGGTCATCCCGGTGCCCGTCGCGTTGACGGCGGTCGTCCTCACAGCGGTCGTTGCAGTGCTGGTCGCCTACGGACAGACAGACCGCGAGCAGGAATCACTCGTCGACGTCTGA
- the rpmA gene encoding 50S ribosomal protein L27 gives MAHKKGASSTRNGRDSNAQRLGVKRFGGQKVLAGEIIVRQRGTHFHPGADVGRGGDDTLFALAAGAVEFGTKGGRKVVNIVSVAE, from the coding sequence ATGGCACATAAAAAGGGCGCAAGCTCCACCCGTAACGGTCGTGACTCCAACGCCCAGCGCCTCGGCGTGAAGCGCTTCGGTGGTCAGAAGGTCCTCGCCGGCGAGATCATCGTCCGCCAGCGTGGCACCCACTTCCACCCCGGCGCCGATGTCGGTCGCGGTGGCGACGACACGCTGTTCGCTCTGGCCGCCGGCGCGGTCGAGTTCGGCACGAAGGGCGGCCGCAAGGTCGTCAACATCGTGTCGGTCGCTGAGTGA
- a CDS encoding 3-methyladenine DNA glycosylase, whose amino-acid sequence MTTLTRVVLARSEWSERMREHGERADALTAARRHRAARGETHPVDDFLYTYYSYKPAVLRRWHPGRDVVLDDAADAPQSGWRWYRTDGDAVTADAEAFLAEKAPLVRAISGILASTLGRAGSYGCFGMHEWAMVYQDRETRHPVPLRLGASGTDAVVEAHDLRCTHIDAFRFFTPDAVPRNRFAPTRDTQAQTEQPGCLHAGMDLYKWAVKLGPLVPGEVLLDAFELARDIRELDMRASPYDLRDWGYAPVAVETPAGKAEYVAAQRGFTERSQPIRARLLALIR is encoded by the coding sequence ATGACCACCCTCACGCGTGTCGTCCTGGCGCGGTCCGAATGGTCCGAGCGGATGCGGGAACACGGCGAGCGAGCAGATGCCCTCACCGCAGCGCGGCGACACCGTGCCGCGCGCGGTGAGACCCATCCCGTCGACGACTTCCTCTACACGTACTACTCGTACAAACCGGCCGTCCTCCGCCGTTGGCACCCCGGCCGGGACGTCGTACTCGACGACGCCGCGGATGCGCCCCAGTCCGGATGGCGCTGGTACCGGACCGACGGCGACGCCGTCACCGCGGACGCAGAGGCGTTCCTCGCCGAGAAGGCGCCCCTCGTCCGAGCGATCAGCGGGATCCTCGCGAGCACTCTGGGCCGCGCGGGTTCCTACGGATGCTTCGGCATGCACGAATGGGCGATGGTCTACCAAGACCGTGAGACGCGGCATCCCGTGCCTTTGCGGCTCGGTGCGAGCGGAACGGATGCCGTCGTCGAGGCGCACGATCTGCGCTGCACGCACATCGACGCGTTCCGCTTCTTCACTCCGGATGCCGTTCCGCGAAATCGGTTCGCACCGACGCGCGACACCCAGGCGCAGACCGAGCAGCCCGGATGTCTCCACGCTGGTATGGACCTCTACAAGTGGGCCGTCAAGCTCGGCCCCCTCGTCCCGGGCGAGGTCCTCCTGGACGCATTCGAGCTCGCGCGGGACATCCGAGAACTCGACATGCGCGCCTCTCCCTACGACTTGAGGGACTGGGGGTACGCGCCGGTAGCGGTCGAAACGCCGGCGGGGAAAGCGGAGTACGTCGCCGCACAGCGCGGATTCACCGAGAGGTCGCAGCCGATCCGTGCCCGCTTGCTCGCGCTCATCCGCTGA
- a CDS encoding glutamate-5-semialdehyde dehydrogenase, translating into MTMTTATPQERMHSARTASRSLGLMTDAAKADLLRGIAAAIDANTGAIVAANAEDVVRGRADGLTTGLIDRLTLDEVRVQALATAVRDVAELPDPVGRVLDDRVLENGLHLQKVSVPFGVIGSIYEARPNVTVDIAALALRSGNAVVLRGGSAAQSTNAALISVMRGALSDAGVDPEAIQTVDDFGRDGARALMRARGLVDVLVPRGSAQLIETVVTESSVPVIETGAGVVHIVLDASAPAEWATDIVVNAKVQRPSVCNAVETVLVHRDAAARLVPPVVAALQERGVTVHGDPVTVALSPGVVPATLEDWATEHMSLDISIRVVEDLDDALAHIRQYSTQHTESIITTDDAVAERFLAEVDAAVVMVNASTRFTDGGEFGFGAEVGISTQKLHARGPMGLPELTTTKWLARGAGQIRS; encoded by the coding sequence ATGACGATGACCACGGCGACGCCTCAGGAGCGCATGCACTCCGCACGGACCGCATCGCGGTCGCTCGGGCTGATGACGGATGCCGCCAAGGCCGACCTCCTGCGCGGGATCGCGGCTGCGATCGACGCGAACACCGGGGCCATCGTGGCGGCGAACGCCGAGGACGTGGTCCGCGGCCGGGCGGACGGCCTGACGACCGGCCTCATCGATCGCCTGACGCTCGACGAGGTTCGCGTGCAGGCGCTGGCAACGGCGGTGCGCGACGTCGCGGAGCTGCCCGATCCCGTCGGTCGGGTGCTGGATGACCGCGTGCTCGAGAACGGACTGCACCTGCAGAAGGTGTCGGTCCCGTTCGGTGTCATTGGCTCCATCTACGAAGCGCGCCCGAACGTGACCGTCGACATCGCGGCGCTCGCGCTGCGCTCGGGGAACGCCGTCGTCTTGCGCGGAGGGAGCGCCGCCCAATCGACCAACGCGGCCCTGATTTCGGTCATGCGGGGCGCACTGTCCGATGCCGGCGTCGACCCCGAAGCGATCCAGACGGTGGACGACTTCGGCCGAGATGGGGCACGGGCGCTGATGCGGGCCCGTGGCCTGGTCGACGTACTCGTTCCGCGGGGGAGTGCTCAGCTGATCGAGACAGTCGTGACGGAGTCGTCCGTCCCGGTCATCGAGACCGGCGCGGGGGTCGTGCACATCGTCCTCGACGCGTCCGCTCCCGCGGAATGGGCGACCGACATCGTCGTCAATGCGAAGGTCCAGCGACCGAGCGTCTGCAACGCCGTCGAGACGGTGCTCGTGCATCGCGACGCTGCCGCCCGCTTGGTTCCGCCGGTCGTCGCGGCGCTGCAGGAGCGCGGGGTCACGGTGCACGGCGATCCCGTCACCGTCGCGCTGAGTCCGGGCGTCGTGCCGGCGACGCTTGAGGACTGGGCTACCGAGCACATGAGCCTCGACATATCGATCCGTGTGGTCGAGGATCTCGACGACGCCCTGGCGCACATCCGGCAGTACTCGACCCAGCACACCGAGTCGATCATCACGACGGACGACGCCGTCGCCGAGCGGTTCCTGGCCGAGGTGGATGCCGCGGTGGTCATGGTGAATGCATCGACCCGGTTCACCGACGGCGGTGAGTTCGGCTTCGGCGCCGAGGTGGGAATCTCGACCCAGAAGCTGCACGCCCGTGGTCCGATGGGCCTCCCCGAGCTGACGACGACCAAGTGGCTGGCGCGGGGCGCCGGGCAGATCCGATCCTGA
- a CDS encoding SOS response-associated peptidase, with amino-acid sequence MCGRFVVANVSSELVGVLRVDVESDDLPAPSYNIAPTSRVGIVLDSAKTDPPTRRLEPARWGLVPSWAKDVKVGARAFNARSEELEEKPMFRQALIKRRAIVPATGYYEWQTTDEGKTPYFIHPADGSPLLFAGLYEWWKDPAKAEDDPTKWVLSFTIITRDALDPLGSIHDRMPLFLDADFADAWLDTEVDNVGDLLDAAVDAAPDVVAGLTDHVVSSAVGNVRNDSPDLIQPV; translated from the coding sequence ATGTGTGGTCGCTTCGTCGTTGCCAACGTCTCCTCCGAGCTCGTCGGCGTCCTGCGCGTCGACGTCGAGAGCGACGATCTCCCTGCCCCGTCGTACAACATCGCGCCGACCTCCCGCGTCGGCATCGTGCTCGACTCCGCCAAGACCGACCCGCCGACGCGACGGCTGGAGCCCGCGCGGTGGGGGCTCGTCCCCTCGTGGGCGAAGGACGTCAAGGTCGGCGCGCGCGCCTTCAATGCGCGGTCCGAAGAACTCGAGGAGAAGCCGATGTTCCGGCAGGCCCTCATCAAACGCCGGGCGATCGTCCCTGCCACGGGCTACTACGAGTGGCAGACGACCGACGAGGGCAAGACGCCGTACTTCATCCATCCCGCCGACGGTTCGCCACTCCTGTTCGCCGGCCTGTATGAATGGTGGAAGGATCCCGCGAAGGCCGAAGACGACCCGACGAAGTGGGTGCTGTCGTTCACGATCATCACCCGCGACGCGTTGGACCCCCTGGGGTCCATCCACGACCGGATGCCGCTGTTCCTCGATGCCGACTTCGCTGACGCCTGGCTCGACACGGAAGTCGACAACGTCGGTGACCTTCTCGATGCCGCCGTCGATGCGGCTCCAGACGTGGTCGCGGGGCTGACTGATCACGTCGTGTCGAGCGCCGTCGGAAACGTCCGAAACGACTCCCCCGACCTCATCCAGCCCGTCTGA
- a CDS encoding DUF4031 domain-containing protein: MAILVDTAMWPAHGRLWAHLVSDSDLDELHAFAAAHGIPPRAFDRDHYDVPDDAIERLVAGGAEQVGAHELVRRLIASGLRVTTRERRGR; the protein is encoded by the coding sequence ATGGCCATCCTCGTCGACACCGCGATGTGGCCGGCTCATGGCAGGTTGTGGGCTCATCTCGTCTCGGACAGCGATCTCGACGAGTTGCACGCCTTCGCGGCGGCCCACGGCATCCCCCCGCGAGCGTTCGACCGCGACCATTACGACGTTCCGGACGACGCGATCGAGCGGCTCGTGGCGGGCGGCGCAGAGCAGGTCGGTGCGCACGAACTCGTCCGCCGGCTGATCGCGTCCGGACTGCGCGTCACCACCCGCGAGCGACGCGGGCGGTGA
- a CDS encoding GAF and ANTAR domain-containing protein, with amino-acid sequence MTGSDSADGDPICAVFLAMLPIHHVGVSTLGTPFDVETICASDVAAAALEEIQLDSGVGPCWIARSSRAPVLLHDLHEAAAMDWPMLRAVAANHGVRSLYAFPMTVGAVEVGVVDLYADDLGALKQRDVALASAMADAAAIRIFERILAGDDASVGSGGSSRRVVHQATGMVCAQLRVNPDDALVVIRAHAFASGQSVIQIAELIVSREIDFTV; translated from the coding sequence GTGACCGGTTCCGATTCGGCAGATGGTGATCCCATCTGCGCGGTCTTCCTCGCAATGCTTCCGATCCACCACGTCGGCGTGTCCACCTTGGGTACACCGTTCGACGTCGAGACGATCTGCGCGAGTGACGTCGCAGCGGCGGCGCTCGAGGAGATCCAGCTGGATTCCGGGGTCGGGCCGTGTTGGATCGCGCGGTCGTCCCGTGCGCCGGTGCTTCTCCACGACCTGCACGAGGCGGCGGCGATGGACTGGCCCATGCTCCGCGCTGTCGCCGCGAATCACGGTGTCCGGTCGCTCTACGCCTTTCCGATGACGGTCGGTGCGGTCGAGGTCGGAGTCGTCGATCTCTACGCCGATGACCTCGGTGCGTTGAAACAGCGCGATGTCGCTCTCGCGTCCGCAATGGCGGATGCCGCCGCGATCCGCATCTTCGAGCGGATCCTGGCGGGCGACGATGCCTCCGTGGGGTCCGGTGGATCGTCACGAAGGGTCGTGCACCAGGCGACGGGGATGGTCTGCGCCCAGCTGCGAGTGAATCCGGATGACGCTCTCGTGGTCATCCGTGCGCACGCGTTCGCCTCCGGGCAGTCGGTCATCCAGATAGCGGAGTTGATCGTCAGTCGCGAGATCGACTTCACGGTGTGA
- the rplU gene encoding 50S ribosomal protein L21 — translation MVYAVVRAGGRQEKVQVGTIVVLDRQSAKVGDKIELPAVLFVDGDAVTTDADKLAKVKVTAEVVGEERGPKIIIQKFKNKTGYKKRQGHRQDLTRVKITGIK, via the coding sequence GTGGTTTACGCAGTTGTGCGCGCCGGTGGCCGTCAGGAGAAGGTTCAGGTCGGCACCATCGTCGTCCTCGACCGTCAGTCGGCCAAGGTCGGCGACAAGATCGAGCTTCCCGCTGTCCTCTTCGTCGACGGCGACGCCGTGACGACCGACGCCGACAAGCTCGCCAAGGTCAAGGTCACCGCCGAGGTTGTCGGCGAAGAGCGTGGTCCGAAGATCATCATCCAGAAGTTCAAGAACAAGACCGGCTACAAGAAGCGCCAGGGCCACCGCCAGGACCTCACGCGCGTCAAGATCACCGGCATCAAGTAA
- the nadD gene encoding nicotinate-nucleotide adenylyltransferase, whose product MVTTRAPRIGVMGGTFDPIHHGHLVAASEVAQSFDLDEVVFVPTGQPWQKSGVSSSEHRYLMTVIATASNPMFTVSRVDVDRTGATYTIDTLRDLKAQRPDAQLFFITGADAIAQILGWRDVAELWDLAHFVAVSRPGHTLSVDGLPSEDVSVLEIPALSISSTDCRARVSRGHPVWYLVPDGVVQYIAKHHLYRSKA is encoded by the coding sequence ATGGTAACCACGCGCGCACCGCGCATCGGTGTGATGGGCGGCACGTTCGACCCGATCCACCACGGCCACCTCGTGGCAGCGAGCGAGGTCGCGCAGTCGTTCGATCTCGACGAGGTCGTGTTCGTGCCGACCGGTCAGCCATGGCAGAAGTCCGGCGTCTCCTCGTCGGAGCACCGTTACCTGATGACCGTCATCGCGACGGCATCCAACCCGATGTTCACGGTCAGCCGAGTGGACGTCGACCGTACCGGGGCGACCTACACCATCGACACGTTGCGAGATCTCAAAGCGCAGCGGCCGGACGCTCAGCTGTTCTTCATCACCGGCGCGGACGCGATCGCCCAGATTCTCGGGTGGCGCGATGTCGCCGAGCTGTGGGACCTCGCTCACTTCGTCGCGGTCTCGCGCCCGGGGCACACGCTGAGCGTGGACGGGTTGCCGTCCGAGGACGTCAGCGTCCTCGAGATCCCGGCGCTGTCCATCTCCTCCACCGACTGCCGCGCCCGCGTGAGCCGTGGACACCCCGTCTGGTACCTCGTGCCTGACGGCGTCGTCCAATACATTGCGAAGCACCACCTGTATCGGAGCAAGGCATGA
- the obgE gene encoding GTPase ObgE, which produces MVTFVDRVTLHLSAGKGGNGCVSVKREKFKPLAGPDGGNGGNGGDITLVADPQVTTLLSYHHAPHRSAGNGGFGMGDHRSGAAGEDLELAVPVGTVVKDENGETLVDMATPGIRFVVAPGGQGGLGNASLANPKRKAPGFALLGTPGWEGDVHLELKTVADIALVGFPSAGKSSLIAAISAARPKIADYPFTTLHPNLGVVQAGDARYTVADVPGLIEGASEGKGLGLEFLRHVERCTALVHVLDCATLEPDRDPISDLDVILAELAAYPVPEGQIPLLERPQLIALNKLDVPEAKDLADLVRPELEARGFRVFDISTVSRDGLRQLTFALGEVVEEHRAALAAAPAPERVVIRPKGSKKDFEIRVEGGTYGNIYRILGDKPVRWVQQTDFQNEEAVGFLADRLEKLGVEDGLLKAGAEAGSTVVIGPGDGIVFDWHPSLGSAAELMTAPRGTDPRLDLNPRRTTSQRRDRYHERMDAKAEARAELESERIAATRGEDEDAS; this is translated from the coding sequence ATGGTGACGTTCGTCGATCGCGTGACGCTGCATTTGAGCGCAGGCAAGGGCGGCAACGGCTGCGTGTCCGTGAAGCGCGAGAAGTTCAAGCCCCTCGCCGGTCCTGACGGCGGCAATGGTGGGAACGGCGGCGACATCACCCTCGTCGCCGACCCGCAGGTCACGACGCTCCTGTCGTACCACCACGCACCGCACCGCTCCGCCGGCAACGGCGGGTTCGGCATGGGCGACCACCGCTCCGGTGCCGCCGGCGAAGACCTCGAACTCGCGGTGCCCGTGGGCACGGTGGTCAAGGACGAGAACGGCGAGACCCTCGTCGACATGGCGACGCCCGGCATCCGCTTCGTCGTCGCTCCCGGTGGTCAGGGCGGTCTCGGCAACGCATCGCTCGCGAACCCGAAGCGCAAGGCGCCCGGCTTCGCGCTCCTCGGCACCCCCGGGTGGGAGGGCGATGTCCACCTCGAGCTGAAGACCGTCGCCGACATCGCGCTCGTCGGGTTCCCGTCCGCGGGCAAGTCGAGCCTGATCGCCGCGATCTCTGCGGCTCGCCCCAAGATCGCCGACTACCCCTTCACGACGCTCCACCCGAACCTCGGCGTCGTCCAGGCGGGCGATGCTCGCTACACCGTCGCCGACGTCCCCGGACTGATCGAGGGTGCGAGCGAGGGTAAGGGTCTCGGCCTGGAGTTCCTCCGCCACGTCGAGCGTTGCACCGCACTCGTGCACGTGCTCGACTGCGCGACGCTGGAGCCTGACCGCGACCCGATCAGCGACCTCGACGTCATCCTCGCCGAGCTCGCGGCGTACCCGGTTCCCGAGGGGCAGATCCCGCTGCTGGAACGCCCGCAGCTCATCGCGCTGAACAAGCTCGATGTCCCCGAGGCGAAGGACCTGGCCGACCTTGTGCGGCCCGAGCTGGAAGCCCGCGGCTTCCGCGTGTTCGACATCTCCACGGTCAGCCGTGATGGCCTCCGTCAGCTGACCTTCGCCCTCGGCGAGGTCGTCGAGGAACACCGCGCTGCGCTGGCCGCCGCTCCCGCCCCCGAGCGCGTCGTCATCCGCCCGAAGGGGTCGAAGAAGGACTTCGAGATCCGCGTCGAGGGTGGCACGTACGGCAACATCTACCGCATCCTGGGCGACAAGCCGGTGCGCTGGGTCCAGCAGACCGACTTCCAGAATGAGGAGGCCGTCGGCTTCCTGGCCGACCGCCTCGAGAAACTGGGCGTCGAAGACGGTCTCCTGAAGGCCGGCGCCGAAGCGGGCTCGACGGTGGTCATCGGCCCCGGTGACGGCATCGTCTTCGACTGGCACCCCTCGCTCGGCTCCGCTGCCGAGCTGATGACCGCTCCCCGTGGCACCGACCCTCGCCTCGACCTCAACCCGCGTCGCACCACCTCGCAGCGCCGTGACCGCTATCACGAGCGCATGGACGCGAAGGCCGAAGCGCGCGCCGAGCTCGAGTCCGAGCGCATCGCCGCCACGCGCGGGGAGGACGAGGACGCCTCGTGA
- a CDS encoding GAF and ANTAR domain-containing protein has translation MSREMREKQLIDTFVEIADTMVGGYDVVDLLYRLVSRCSVIFAAADAGILLRIDGQPLEVVASTTERSQLVSLLQLSADEGPCVDAYRSGEPVTVNDIASIRERWPDFAERAGALGYNWMHAVPLRLRDEVIGSLNLFGDGSESLSAEDARAARGLADIATIGILHEQAFREADLARTQLQQALDSRVVIEQAKGVLAHQHNIDMDEAFQRLRAQARSSQQRLADVARDIVAHASDRTRDLDDL, from the coding sequence ATGAGCAGGGAAATGCGGGAGAAGCAACTCATCGACACGTTCGTGGAGATCGCGGACACCATGGTGGGCGGATACGACGTCGTCGATCTGCTGTATCGCCTGGTGTCGCGCTGCTCGGTCATCTTCGCGGCAGCGGATGCCGGCATCCTTCTGCGGATCGACGGGCAACCGCTGGAAGTCGTCGCCTCGACGACGGAGCGGAGCCAGCTCGTCAGTCTCCTCCAACTCAGTGCGGATGAAGGTCCGTGCGTCGATGCGTACCGTTCCGGTGAGCCGGTGACGGTCAACGACATCGCGTCCATCCGCGAACGATGGCCGGACTTCGCGGAGCGGGCAGGGGCTCTGGGCTACAACTGGATGCACGCGGTTCCGCTGCGTCTGCGCGATGAAGTGATCGGCTCGCTGAACCTCTTCGGCGACGGATCCGAGAGCCTGAGCGCCGAGGACGCCCGAGCGGCACGTGGCTTGGCCGACATCGCGACGATCGGGATCCTCCACGAACAGGCGTTCCGAGAGGCGGATCTCGCGCGCACTCAGTTGCAGCAGGCGCTCGACAGTCGGGTCGTCATCGAACAGGCCAAGGGCGTCCTGGCGCATCAGCACAACATCGACATGGATGAGGCCTTCCAACGCCTGCGAGCTCAAGCACGCAGCAGTCAACAGCGCCTCGCCGACGTCGCGCGCGACATCGTGGCCCACGCCAGCGACCGGACGCGCGACCTCGACGATCTCTGA
- the proB gene encoding glutamate 5-kinase, with translation MTLQDRAGLAGARRVVVKVGSSSISGENAEKIAPIVDALAEAHARGTEVVLVSSGAIATGMPFLLLDARPSDLATQQAAAAVGQNMLVYRYQEALRPFDIVAGQVLLTAGDLENPTHRSNARRAMERLLGLRILPIVNENDTVATHEIRFGDNDRLAALVAQLVGADALVLLSDIETLYTRPPDEPGATPIIDVAFGDDLSGYQFGSVVVNSVGTGGAATKASAARLASSAGIAVLVTSADLVHAALRGEQVGTWFSPNPQPVAPVTTASVRVDGP, from the coding sequence GTGACCCTGCAGGACCGTGCCGGGCTCGCCGGCGCACGCCGTGTGGTCGTGAAGGTCGGTTCTTCCTCGATCAGTGGTGAGAACGCCGAGAAGATCGCACCGATCGTCGATGCTCTCGCCGAGGCGCACGCGCGCGGCACAGAGGTCGTGCTGGTCTCCTCCGGAGCCATCGCCACGGGGATGCCGTTCCTCCTCCTCGACGCTCGTCCGAGCGACCTCGCAACGCAGCAGGCGGCCGCCGCCGTCGGGCAGAACATGCTCGTCTACCGCTATCAAGAGGCGCTCCGGCCGTTCGACATCGTCGCCGGTCAGGTGCTCCTGACCGCGGGCGACCTCGAGAACCCCACGCATCGCTCCAATGCCCGCCGCGCGATGGAACGGCTTCTCGGCCTCCGCATCCTTCCGATCGTCAACGAGAACGACACGGTCGCGACCCACGAGATCCGCTTCGGCGACAACGATCGGCTGGCCGCACTCGTCGCCCAGCTGGTGGGAGCCGATGCGCTCGTGCTGCTGAGCGACATCGAGACCCTGTACACGCGTCCGCCGGACGAGCCGGGTGCCACCCCGATCATCGACGTCGCGTTCGGCGATGACCTCTCCGGGTATCAGTTCGGATCCGTCGTGGTGAACAGCGTCGGCACCGGGGGAGCGGCGACGAAAGCGTCGGCCGCGCGACTCGCGTCATCCGCGGGGATCGCCGTGCTCGTCACGAGTGCCGACCTCGTCCACGCCGCCCTTCGCGGCGAGCAGGTGGGAACGTGGTTCTCGCCGAACCCCCAGCCGGTTGCTCCGGTGACGACGGCGTCGGTGCGCGTCGACGGTCCCTGA